The bacterium sequence AAAGCCCTACACTACCAATTCTTTTTGTCCTCTTTTCTAAGTTTTCCACAATTTTGTCAGTTCGACTCCAGCCCTGAAGAGGTATTTCTTTCCCCTGAGCCACGTCTTTACCGAACCGACTCCTACTACTTTTCCTCCTTTTGCTTCCACTTTGCCCTTTAAAATATCGATAGCCCGGTGATATCCCACTCCTCTTGAGGTAACAAATATAATTACCTTTTTATCCATAAGATTACAGGTCTGGAGAAACGCGTTAAGGGCAGGAGTGGGACTGTATGCCCAAACAGGTGTACCCAATATAATCAGTCCATATTTGCTTAGATCAAAACCTGAAGGAGCCACTTCAGTGTTTAAGCCAAGGTGGGCGTCCCGCACCCCTCTGAGGAAACCAAAAGGCCCCCTTCTCTTCTTAAGATCTCTTATCTCCACTAAGTCTCCACCCAGTTCCTGTTGAAGTTTCTCTGCTAAAAATCTTGTCTTCCCCGTCCGGGAATAGTAGAGAATCACGCTTTTCATTCTGGATTACTCCCATTAGTTTATTTCGTTAGAAATCTTCTTATCCCCTATTGCTTCTCCTTCCACTACTCTCCATGTACCATCATCCTCTTTTATTAGAGAAAGCTTAAAAAATTCCCTCCCTTTAAGGTAACCAAATTCTCTATGGGAAGCTTCAATGACAATGAATAGATAGAGATCACATCTTTTACCCTCGAACTTCTTCCTCTTTCTTAAAATATCAACCTTAAAATCACCAAACCCTTTAAGGAAATCTTCTACTTTAATCTTTAGACCATGGTAATCGTTCCCATATCTATCTTTATAATCTCTGGAAACGTAATTAAACGCCCCCTCAAACTTCTTCTCCTCTATCAGTTGCTTTGCTTCCTTAATGGATCGTTCAACCAACCAGCGATCTTTGATGAATGAATCGTATACAATGAACAGAATAGCAAGGACAATAAGGAGGACAATGAGTCTCTTCATTCCACTCTGACCCTTTTTTTATTTGCCTATACAGAATTTGGAGAAGATTCTACTTAAAATATCTTCAGTGGCAGTCTCTCCCACAATTTCTCCCAGCGCCTTCAGTGCCCGGCGTAAATCGAGGGCTATAAATTCTTCCGACTCTCCCCTCCCGCAAGCTTCTATTCCCTTTTTTAAGGATTCTTCAGCTTTTACCAGAGCATCTTGATGCCTAACGTTTGTAACCAGAACAGCATCAGAGATACTCACTTCTCCCTTAATAAATAGATGGTAGATTAGCTCTTGTAAATCTTTTATTCTTGTCTTTTTGGTTGCTGATACTTTAATTAAAGGCGGGTTTCTCAGAATAGAGGGATTGCTTAAACTGTCATGTGCGGGGTTAGCTGAATTAACCGATAATGATTCTTTTTCGGGCTCAAGTCGATTAAGGCAAGATGCCCACAGTTCTCTTATTTCTCCCTCAGATACCACCTGGGGAAGGTCACATTTATTAGCCACTAAGATTGTTTTCCTGCCCAGTAGGTTTTCTGCGATATGACAATCCTCTTCGCTCAAGGGTATCGATAAATCGATTACAAAAAGGACAAGGTCTGCAAGTGCAATAGCCCTTCTCGTCCGTTCTATCCCTGCCATTTCAATTTCATCCCGGGCACGTCTGATTCCCGCGGTATCCATAATCTTCATGGGAATGCCGAGAATATTAACCATATCTTCAACCACATCTCTGGTCGTTCCCGGAACAGGAGTTACAATCGCCTTATCCTCTTCAAGAAGCACGTTCAACAGGGAGGACTTCCCCACATTAGGCTTGCCCACTATGGTTGTCTGCAAACCTTCTCGTAAAATTCTTCCTGATTGCGCAGACTTCAGAAGTTCTTTTAACTCCCCGGAGAGTTTCTCCATCCTTTCCGCTAATTCTCCTCGGGAAAGATGGGGAATATCCTCTTCAGAATAGTCGAGGCAAGCTTCAATGTGGGCCAGAAGGTCTACTATACAGTCACGAATCCTGTTTACAGTTATAGATAAGTGTCCTTCCATCTGGTGGAGTGCACAATTCAGGGCGGCGTCAGTTCGAGACCTGATTATATCACAGACTGCCTCGGCCTGGATAAGGTCTATTCTGCCATTTAGGAAAGCTCTCAGGGTGAACTCCCCCGGCTCTGCTAACCGGGCACCTTCCATTAAACATAATTCCAGAACCTTGCGCAGGGGAACTATCCCCCCATGGCAAGAAATCTCTGCCACATCTTCACGGGTATAAGTATAAGGCGCCCGCATCACGCTGAGGAGAACTTCGTCTACCAATTTTTCTCTATCGTAGATGTGTCCATAATGGATGGTAAATGTGTCTACCCCGGCTAAATTCTTCTTCCTTTTGGGAATGAACAGTCTCAGCACAATGGGGATAGCCTGGCTTCCACTTAAGCGGACAATGCCAAATCCGCCCTCCCCCATTGGAGTGGAGATGGCAGCAATTGTATCCTCTGTATCAATGTTCAAATCGAACCTCTCTCCTATTTCTTCTTTGGAGAGACCACCACTTTCCTGAAATTGCCTTCTCCCTGTGAGGTAGTCTCCACATCCCTATCATCCTTCAATGCAAGATGGATTACTCGGCGCTCAGCGGGATTCATTGGTTCTAACTCACGAGACCTGCCCTTACTCTTCACTTCATCAGCCACCTCCCCGGCCATCTTCACTAATGCATTCTCCCGTCGCTGACGATAATTTTCAGTATCTACAATTACCTTTGTTCTCGTCTTTTCGTCTCTATTCACAATTAGATTCACAATTAGCTGGAGGGCATTTAGAGTCTGACCTTTCTTCCCGATTAGAATTGCCCCGTTTTCACTTTTGATGTCTGCCACTACCTTCTCCTCTTCTAAGGAGGTGGTTACTTCTGCTTCCATTCCCATTAATTTTAGGATTTCATTCAGTTCTTCCTTTACTTTTTTCTGAGCAGAAATAAGATTGCCGCCAGAAAGTTTCTCCCGAGCTGCTTTTCCTTTCTCTTCAGCTTTTAAACCTTTCAAAGGCTTAACTATCAGCTTGATTTTAGCCGGGCTTGCCCCCATGAGACCAAATAATCCTGCCTTGCCTTCATCGAGAATCTTTACTTCCACATCGTCCCGGGAAAGGCCGAGCTCTTTTAATCCTTTCTCAATTGCTTCCTCGACATTCTTACCACTAAATTCTTTCTCTTCCATTGGAAAATCTCCTATAAATTCAGGCTTTAACTTTCGACTTCCTCTTCATAATCAATTGCATTGTTAAGGTGAGAATATTATTCGTTAGCCAGTAAAGAACCAGACCCGAAGGGAACTTCAGGAAGATAACCGTAAAGAAAACAGGCATAAACATCATCATTTTAGACTGCGCAGGGTCACCGGTGGCAGTCAACTTCTGTTGCAAAAACATTGTAGCTCCCATCAAAATTGGTAAAACATAGATAGGGTCTTTCATGGATAGGTCTTCTATCCAGAATATAAAAGGCGAATGGCGGAGCTCAACTGCGTTTCTAAGCATGGTGAACAGTGCCCAGAATATAGGAATCTGTAAAATCATCGGCAGACAACCACCAAAAGGGTTCATTTTCCGGGAACGATAAAGATTCATCGTTTCCACATTAAGTCTTTTGGGATCATCTTTATATTTCAACTTCAATTCCTTCATCTTCGGCTGAAGGCTTTTCATTGCCTCCATCGATTTGAAACTTTTCCTGGTCAAAGGAAAGGTGAACACCTGCAATATACAGGTTAAAATGATTATAGAGAAGCCATAGTTATAAGTTAGCCTATAAAAAAAGTTTAAAACAGATAGAAAGATTGTGCTTAAGAATCCGAAAAGTCCAAAGTCGAGAGTGCGTTCCAGACCAATATTAAAATTCTTCAAGTACCCATAGTCCTTGGGCCCCACTAATAGATCAACTTTGTAACTCTTAATCTGGTTGGGCTCTAAAATAGAAGAGGGAGCAATCAGACCAACAGCAGGAGTATGCTTATCGAAGATTTCCACTTTACCCGTAGAGAAATCCTCTTCCCCGTTAATAAATGCAGCAAGGAAGTATCGGTTGGTTACACCTATCCACTCTATCTTACCCGTATAAGTGCTGGGTTTCAATTTTTTGATAACCATCCCCTCAATCCTTCCCTGTGCTTTCATCATCTTCATATTCTCTTTAAGTAAAGCCTCGTCTATGGATAACCCTGCCTGCCATAACAGGGTCAGATTTCCTATCTGTTGAGGGATTTTGGACTGGTTATGAATTCTCACTTCCAGACTTTGCAGATAACCTCCATAGGAGAACCGGTATATCTTGGAGAGAAGCAGTCCCTTACCCAACCGATAATTGAAAAGAACTTCTCCTTCCTTGCCCTCCTCCAATACGAGTTCTTCCTCCTCTGTTTGGAAATGGGCATGGGAAAGTCCAGGAAAGCCCTCTATCTCCAAATCGAGAGGTAGAATCCCCTGGCTACGAAAGCTCTCCAGAACGAGGTCGACTGCATTTCCTTTCTCCTTAATAGACCATTCCAGCACTCTTGCTCCCTGGGTGGCGAGGACAATTCTGGAAGTGTCGGTGACTACTACTACTTGTTTAGCCTCTTTGTCAAGTTGCAAAGCTCGAGGAGAAACCCTCGCTTCCCTGTCAATCTCTTCCACTCTCTCCTCTCTTTCTGTAACAGGAGCAACTTTTTTCTCCACGGGAGGAGGGCGCAAAAATCTTGACCAGACCAGAAGAATTATCATGGAAATGACTACAGCAAGTATCGTTTTTTTCTCCATTGAATTTCCTTTCTAATTTAGAATAAAATTTATTTTACAGGGTCGTAACCTCCGGGGTGGAAAGGATGACATTTCAAAAGTCTTCTTATTCCTAAGAATGCCCCCTTCACTATTCCGTATCTCTTGAGGGCTTGAATTGTATACTCCGAACAGGTAGGATAGAAACGGCAAGCCCTGGGGAGAAGAAATGAAATCTTCTGATAAAATTTAATCACCATTACAATTATATTTACTGCCATTTCCCTCAATCCCTCACTATCCTCGCCCTTCCCCAGAGATGCAAAATTCTCTTTTCCAACTCAAAGTAATCGGCTAATTCCCTG is a genomic window containing:
- a CDS encoding NAD(P)H-dependent oxidoreductase → MKSVILYYSRTGKTRFLAEKLQQELGGDLVEIRDLKKRRGPFGFLRGVRDAHLGLNTEVAPSGFDLSKYGLIILGTPVWAYSPTPALNAFLQTCNLMDKKVIIFVTSRGVGYHRAIDILKGKVEAKGGKVVGVGSVKTWLRGKKYLFRAGVELTKLWKT
- the mnmE gene encoding tRNA uridine-5-carboxymethylaminomethyl(34) synthesis GTPase MnmE — encoded protein: MNIDTEDTIAAISTPMGEGGFGIVRLSGSQAIPIVLRLFIPKRKKNLAGVDTFTIHYGHIYDREKLVDEVLLSVMRAPYTYTREDVAEISCHGGIVPLRKVLELCLMEGARLAEPGEFTLRAFLNGRIDLIQAEAVCDIIRSRTDAALNCALHQMEGHLSITVNRIRDCIVDLLAHIEACLDYSEEDIPHLSRGELAERMEKLSGELKELLKSAQSGRILREGLQTTIVGKPNVGKSSLLNVLLEEDKAIVTPVPGTTRDVVEDMVNILGIPMKIMDTAGIRRARDEIEMAGIERTRRAIALADLVLFVIDLSIPLSEEDCHIAENLLGRKTILVANKCDLPQVVSEGEIRELWASCLNRLEPEKESLSVNSANPAHDSLSNPSILRNPPLIKVSATKKTRIKDLQELIYHLFIKGEVSISDAVLVTNVRHQDALVKAEESLKKGIEACGRGESEEFIALDLRRALKALGEIVGETATEDILSRIFSKFCIGK
- the jag gene encoding RNA-binding cell elongation regulator Jag/EloR, with protein sequence MEEKEFSGKNVEEAIEKGLKELGLSRDDVEVKILDEGKAGLFGLMGASPAKIKLIVKPLKGLKAEEKGKAAREKLSGGNLISAQKKVKEELNEILKLMGMEAEVTTSLEEEKVVADIKSENGAILIGKKGQTLNALQLIVNLIVNRDEKTRTKVIVDTENYRQRRENALVKMAGEVADEVKSKGRSRELEPMNPAERRVIHLALKDDRDVETTSQGEGNFRKVVVSPKKK
- the yidC gene encoding membrane protein insertase YidC translates to MEKKTILAVVISMIILLVWSRFLRPPPVEKKVAPVTEREERVEEIDREARVSPRALQLDKEAKQVVVVTDTSRIVLATQGARVLEWSIKEKGNAVDLVLESFRSQGILPLDLEIEGFPGLSHAHFQTEEEELVLEEGKEGEVLFNYRLGKGLLLSKIYRFSYGGYLQSLEVRIHNQSKIPQQIGNLTLLWQAGLSIDEALLKENMKMMKAQGRIEGMVIKKLKPSTYTGKIEWIGVTNRYFLAAFINGEEDFSTGKVEIFDKHTPAVGLIAPSSILEPNQIKSYKVDLLVGPKDYGYLKNFNIGLERTLDFGLFGFLSTIFLSVLNFFYRLTYNYGFSIIILTCILQVFTFPLTRKSFKSMEAMKSLQPKMKELKLKYKDDPKRLNVETMNLYRSRKMNPFGGCLPMILQIPIFWALFTMLRNAVELRHSPFIFWIEDLSMKDPIYVLPILMGATMFLQQKLTATGDPAQSKMMMFMPVFFTVIFLKFPSGLVLYWLTNNILTLTMQLIMKRKSKVKA
- the yidD gene encoding membrane protein insertion efficiency factor YidD, which gives rise to MAVNIIVMVIKFYQKISFLLPRACRFYPTCSEYTIQALKRYGIVKGAFLGIRRLLKCHPFHPGGYDPVK